Proteins encoded in a region of the Paracholeplasma manati genome:
- a CDS encoding HD domain-containing phosphohydrolase: MAYREVFDILIDLLNNGLILLGLVFLYAATNFDPQTNTMKKKITAGIVLGISSLFIMTNPWLLETGIIFDTRSVLFGITGYFFGGIPTLIAMSFGIVYRTWLGGVGIYAGVMTIIVTSSIGYLWKKYRRPEWFKNVWMEFYTLGVILHIATLLCFLLLPNGLEIIRDLLIPYLGMFPVLVMLIGVVILNQQSRLHFNQEFRIQTKLLQASMDATRHMEIYALDRNFGYLTFNRFHAIAMKNYYGVNIHKGDDFIDFIENDAMKHRLMKNIQKALNGVSHIDVVKLEIESEKYLEEHYAPIVEGGEVIGATIFSYEITDRKKYEASILYLSYNDALTGLYNRRMYSEKLNELKDLKFNPVSIILCDINGLKIMNDAFGHNAGDELLIEVSMMLKQTFSDKGYVCRIGGDEFMVLMPNTPLNSAQYYLEKMKRMLETKYLHGMSVSVSFGVSARQQDEDLEEVIRIVEEQMYKNKLFEVTSHRSESIKTILNTLHEKNPREERHSKRVSEICIEIGKKLNMKSEDLQLLKAISNLHDIGKIAIDEAILNKPGKLTDAEWEVIKRHPEIGYRIISTSPEYAEIAYDILSHHEKWDGSGYPRGIAGENIPIRARIISIADAYDAMISERPYRKPLSHEEAIAEIKKHTGKQFDPNLVKVFLSLYE, from the coding sequence ATGGCTTACCGCGAAGTATTTGACATTTTAATTGACCTATTAAACAACGGTCTGATCCTGCTTGGGCTCGTATTTTTATACGCAGCCACCAATTTTGATCCACAAACGAATACAATGAAGAAAAAGATTACCGCTGGTATAGTCTTAGGAATATCCTCTCTCTTTATCATGACGAACCCTTGGCTATTAGAGACCGGCATTATTTTTGATACCCGTTCGGTATTGTTCGGGATCACCGGTTATTTCTTTGGTGGGATTCCAACCCTGATCGCGATGTCATTCGGTATCGTCTATCGTACATGGCTTGGTGGTGTAGGGATTTATGCTGGTGTGATGACCATCATCGTGACTTCATCGATTGGTTATTTATGGAAAAAGTATCGTAGACCTGAATGGTTTAAAAATGTATGGATGGAATTTTATACGTTGGGTGTGATTTTACACATCGCGACTCTATTGTGTTTCTTACTGCTACCCAATGGGCTAGAAATCATCCGTGATTTATTGATACCTTATTTGGGGATGTTCCCTGTGTTGGTCATGCTGATTGGTGTGGTCATACTAAATCAACAAAGCAGATTGCATTTTAATCAAGAATTTAGAATTCAAACCAAACTTTTACAAGCCTCGATGGACGCGACCAGACATATGGAAATTTACGCGCTCGATCGAAATTTTGGATATTTAACGTTCAATCGTTTTCACGCCATCGCGATGAAAAATTATTACGGTGTTAACATCCATAAAGGCGATGACTTTATCGATTTCATCGAAAATGACGCGATGAAACACCGCTTGATGAAAAACATTCAAAAAGCGTTGAATGGGGTTTCTCATATCGATGTGGTTAAACTAGAAATTGAAAGTGAAAAATATTTAGAAGAGCACTACGCACCCATCGTTGAAGGTGGAGAAGTCATCGGTGCGACCATATTCTCCTATGAAATCACCGACCGTAAAAAATACGAAGCCTCCATATTATACTTATCTTATAATGACGCCCTAACTGGTTTATACAATAGAAGAATGTATTCAGAAAAATTAAACGAGTTGAAAGACCTTAAATTCAACCCAGTTTCGATCATTTTGTGTGATATCAATGGCTTAAAAATCATGAACGACGCTTTTGGCCACAACGCTGGCGATGAGCTGCTCATCGAAGTATCGATGATGTTGAAACAAACCTTCTCTGATAAAGGCTACGTCTGTCGAATTGGTGGCGATGAGTTCATGGTATTGATGCCCAATACACCGCTCAACTCAGCCCAATATTATCTTGAAAAAATGAAACGTATGTTAGAAACCAAATACTTACACGGGATGAGTGTATCGGTATCCTTTGGGGTATCGGCACGTCAACAGGATGAAGATTTGGAAGAAGTCATTCGAATCGTTGAAGAACAAATGTATAAGAACAAACTATTTGAAGTGACATCTCATCGCAGTGAATCGATTAAAACGATTCTTAATACCTTACATGAGAAAAACCCAAGAGAAGAACGTCACTCCAAACGGGTATCGGAAATTTGTATCGAAATTGGTAAGAAACTCAACATGAAGAGTGAAGACTTACAACTCTTAAAAGCCATTTCGAATTTACATGATATCGGTAAAATCGCGATTGATGAAGCCATTTTGAATAAACCGGGTAAACTGACAGATGCAGAATGGGAAGTCATCAAGCGTCACCCTGAAATTGGATATCGTATCATTTCGACCTCACCTGAATACGCAGAAATCGCGTATGATATTCTATCACACCATGAAAAATGGGATGGATCCGGTTACCCTCGTGGGATTGCTGGAGAAAACATCCCAATACGGGCGAGAATCATTTCCATCGCCGATGCGTATGACGCGATGATTTCTGAACGTCCTTATCGAAAACCGCTCAGCCATGAAGAAGCAATCGCAGAGA